Proteins co-encoded in one Zalophus californianus isolate mZalCal1 chromosome 9, mZalCal1.pri.v2, whole genome shotgun sequence genomic window:
- the DEPDC4 gene encoding LOW QUALITY PROTEIN: DEP domain-containing protein 4 (The sequence of the model RefSeq protein was modified relative to this genomic sequence to represent the inferred CDS: inserted 5 bases in 4 codons; deleted 3 bases in 2 codons; substituted 4 bases at 4 genomic stop codons), producing MTPALVSRRLKASSGDSGLSDLLPRARRSSSPASRGRPLFRPAAGRPVRKGRAYAPWAPPQPCTRGRGYESREEPERELVAVFLTPRFGNLGSQSRLPGPDXSWPSFVSRNGAFCRKKRTGCSGPFQXQLWGGIIHSLQTQVEIKRRYHLXAYKDYFTGSVAVDAVLSHPWQNTCLSSNDTSLLKGVCLCHVLMNHKVFELVGMKLLKNEKELEFEDSNSSLYSFLDNKSSYIFCKRRKGFWEWNLYKEELVSSLMNYMLYNFEKRDEMISNPLAQEIGEERIEEPIHTMSGNMALPPNIIVDKPVLSLSKKGVSFYIIIISHRTDVWKQQTFLCIFXPIHLPFLENMLKPPVKTQNLQLSKEEDLILSNTXSYSLKEFIPSLCLPEIDNWFINAAIKCLXYFPDQLELFSSXYKMEKTGLSIQKKILFDVVVKYYNQERDCLLTGECSDIQLGIIEILEPNTHKLQKQYNNKTVVLKTLVKAVLQTRSLLKLWAEQLVWFLLKYHSDIQDNPVFYVENVLYSGKGRSGNTFSEAVVIIWARDTTPVTLLDLVXKKLKKLLHGEDPDAISGIDSGLFRLYHQETITAK from the exons ATGACTCCGGCCCTGGTCTCCCGTCGCCTCAAGGCCTCTTCGGGGGACTCGGGCCTCTCGGATCTGCTCCCCCGAGCTCGCCGCTCCTCCAGCCCGGCTTCGCGCGGGCGCCCACTGTTCCGGCCCGCAGCCGGCAGGCCA GTTCGGAAGGGGCGGGCCTATGCGCCTTGGGCCCCGCCCCAACCTTGTACTCGGGGGCGGGGTTACGAGTCTCGGGAGGAGCCGGAGCGCGAGTTGGTGGCGGTT TTTTTGACCCCGCGGTTCGGTAACCTTGGCAGCCAGAGCCGGCTTCCCGGGCCCG CGAGCTGGCCGAGTTTTGTGAGCCGTAACGGTGCCTTCTGCCGGAAAAAGAGGA caggatgCTCTGGTCCTTTTCA TCAGTTATGGGGTGGTATTATTCACTCCCTTCAGACTcaagtggaaataaaaaggagataTCATTTATGAGCATACAAAGACTATTTTACTGGTTCTGTTGCTGTTGATGCAGTATTAAGTCATCCCTGGCAAAATACATGCCTAAGTAGT AATGACACCTCACTTCTTAAAGGAGTTTGTCTTTGCCACGTTCTAATGAATCATAAAGTATTTGAACTAGTAGGAATGAAgctattgaaaaatgaaaaggaattagAATTTGAAGATTCAAACAGTAGTCTCTACAGTTTTCTAGACAATAAATCATCTTATATtttttgcaaaagaagaaaaggattcTGGGAATGG aatttatacAAGGAAGAActtgtatcttctttgatgaattatatgctttataattttgaaaa ACGAGATGAAATGATTTCAAATCCTCTAGCACAAGAGATTGGTGAGGAAAGAATAGAGGAACCTATTCATACAATGAGTGGGAATATGGCTTTACCTCCAAATATCATAGTTGATAAACCTGTTCTCTCACTTTCAAAAAAAG GCGTTTCCTTCTACATCATAATTATATCACACAGGACAG ATGTTTggaaacaacagacatttctatgtattttttgaCCGATTCACCTTCCATTCTTGGAAAATATGTTGAAGCCTCCtgttaaaacacaaaatcttCAATTAAGTAAAGAGGAGGATCTTATTCTCTCAAACACTTGATCTTATTCTCTCAAAGAGTTTATTCCAAGCTTATGTTTACCTG AAA TTGACAACTGGTTTATTAATGCAGCAATTAAATGTT GCTATTTCCCTGACCAGTTAGAGTTATTCAGCAGTTAGTACAAAATGGAAAAGACAGGATTGAGTATACAGAAGAAGATACTCTTTGATGTTGTAGTAAAATACTATAATCAAGAGAGAGATTGCCTATTAACTGGTGAGTGTTCTGATATTCAGTTAGGAATTATTGAAATTTTAG AACCAAACACCCACAAGTTACAAAAACag TATAATAACAAAACGGTGGTCCTTAAAACTCTTGTCAAAGCAGTTTTGCAAACGagatcattattaaaattatggGCAGAACAACTGGTCTGGTTTTTACTGAAGTATCACTCAGATATTCAAG ATAATCCTGTCTTTTATGTTGAGAATGTGTTGTACAGCGGCAAAGGTAGAAGTGGGAACACCTTTTCGGAGGCTGTTGTAATAATCTGGGCAAGAGATACG ACTCCAGTTACTTTATTGGATCTGG GTAAGAAACTTAAGAAGCTTCTACATGGAGAAGATCCAGATGCCATATCAGGTATCGATTCAGGTTTGTTCCGTCTTTATCATCAGGAGACTATTACAGCCAAGTAA